The following proteins are encoded in a genomic region of Cygnus olor isolate bCygOlo1 chromosome 23, bCygOlo1.pri.v2, whole genome shotgun sequence:
- the CTPS1 gene encoding CTP synthase 1: MKYILVTGGVISGIGKGIIASSIGTILKSSGLHVTSIKIDPYINIDAGTFSPYEHGEVFVLDDGGEVDLDLGNYERFLDIRLTKDNNLTTGKIYQYVINKERKGDYLGKTVQVVPHITDAIQEWVMRQARIPVDEDGIEPQVCVIELGGTVGDIESMPFIEAFRQFQFKARRENFCNIHVSLVPQPSSTGEQKTKPTQNSVRELRGLGLSPDLIVCRCSTPLDTSVKEKISMFCHVEPEQVICVHDVSSIYRVPLLLEEQGVVDYFRHRLDLPIGRQPRRMLMKWKEMADRYDRLLETCSIALVGKYTKFSDSYASVIKALEHSALAINHKLDIKYIDSADLEPATLQEEPVRYHEAWQKLCGAHGVLVPGGFGVRGTEGKIQAISWARKQKKPFLGVCLGMQLAVVEFARSVLGWQDANSTEFDPKTTHPVVIDMPEHNPGQMGGTMRLGKRRTLFQTKNSIMRKLYGDHDFLEERHRHRFEVNPELKNCFEEQGLKFVGQDEEGERMEVVELEEHPFFVGVQYHPEFLSRPIKPSPPYFGLLLASAGRLAHYLQKGCRLSPRDTYSDRSGSSSPDSEITELKFPSFSHD; encoded by the exons ATGAAGTACATCCTGGTGACGGGCGGCGTGATCTCGGGCATCGGCAAGGGGATCATCGCCAGCAGCATCGGCACCATTCTCAAGTCCAGCGGGCTGCACGTCACCTCCATCAAGATCGACCCCTACATCAACATCGACGCGGGCACCTTCTCCCCCTACGAGCACG GCGAGGTGTTTGTGCTAGATGACGGAGGGGAGGTGGACCTGGACCTTGGTAACTATGAGCGCTTCCTTGATATCCGACTCACCAAAGACAACAATCTGACTACTGGGAAGATTTACCAGTACGTCATCAacaaggagaggaagggagactATCTCGGCAAAACTGTCCAAG TTGTTCCCCACATCACAGATGCTATACAAGAATGGGTAATGAGGCAGGCACGAATTCCTGTAGATGAAGACGGTATTGAACCCCAAGTTTGTGTGATTGAG cTTGGTGGAACAGTAGGTGATATTGAAAGCATGCCTTTCATTGAAGCTTTCCGTCAGTTCCAGTTCAAAGCCAGAAGAGAGAATTTTTGTAACATTCATGTCAGTCTAGTTCCACAG CCAAGCTCTACAGGAGAGCAGAAGACTAAACCCACCCAAAACAGTGTTCGTGAACTCAGAGGCCTCGGTCTCTCACCAGACCTG ATTGTTTGCAGGTGCTCTACTCCATTGGATAcctcagtaaaagaaaagatttccatGTTCTGTCATGTTGAACCAGAACAG GTTATCTGTGTTCATGATGTCTCTTCTATATACCGGGTTCCTCTGTTGTTAGAGGAGCAGGGAGTTGTTGACTACTTCAGACACAGGCTTGATCTTCCCATTGGGAGACAGCCCAGGAGGATGCTTATGAAGTGGAAGGAAATGGCTGACAG gTATGACCGTCTCCTTGAAACATGTTCCATTGCACTTGTTGGCAAATACACCAAATTTTCAGATTCCTACGCGTCTGTCATTAAGGCACTGGAACATTCTGCACTGGCTATCAACCATAAACTTGACATCAAG tatatTGACTCTGCTGACTTGGAGCCAGCAACCCTGCAGGAAGAACCTGTCCGATACCATGAAGCATGGCAGAAACTATGTGGTGCTCA CGGAGTCCTGGTTCCTGGTGGATTTGGTGTTCGCGGGACAGAAGGCAAAATTCAAGCTATTTCTTgggcaagaaaacagaaaaaacccTTCTTAg gCGTTTGTTTGGGAATGCAGTTAGCAGTTGTGGAGTTTGCGCGCAGTGTTCTTGGTTGGCAAG ATGCTAACTCAACAGAATTTGACCCCAAAACCACACATCCAGTG GTCATAGACATGCCAGAACATAATCCTGGGCAAATGGGTGGAACCATGAGGCTTGGCAAGAGAAGAACACTCTTCCAAACGAAGAATTCAATCATGA gGAAGCTGTATGGGGATCATGATTTCTTGGAAGAGAGACACAGACACAGGTTTGAG GTCAATCCAgaactgaaaaactgttttgaagagCAGGGTTTGAAATTTGTAGGCCAAGATGAGGAGGGAGAGCGAATGGAAGTAGTTGAGTTAGAAG AGCATCCATTCTTTGTGGGTGTTCAGTATCACCCTGAATTCCTCTCTAGACCAATTAAGCCATCTCCTCCATACTTTGGCCTCCTGTTGGCATCTGCAGGAAGACTCGCACATTATCTGCAAAAGGGCTGCAGGCTCTCACCCAG